The nucleotide sequence CTTGGATCCAATCAGAAACCCTGTCAATCGCTTCATCTATTGCATATCTTGTTGCGGAACCAGCATATCCGGCAGGACTTGGAGGCGGAGGACCTGGCATAACAAATCCTTCCAAAAATTCACCAATTGCGGGCAAGTATGGCCCAAGTCGATATGCAGCAGCAGTTCCAGCAGCTACAATAGCCGGACCGTATACATAACCGACAAGAACGGTTCCTGAGACCAAAAATTGTCCCGTCGGGTCTACGTAATTAATCGGATTATTGCCAACATACCCATACAAATTCAACCCACCAGCCAACCCAATCGGGTCCGGACTCAGATATCTTCCAGTACTCGGATCATAATATCTGTGCCAATTGTAGTGGAGGCCCGTCTCCTCGTCCAGGTACTGCCCCGGAAAGACCAGGGCCTGGCGCACCCGGCCCCCGTGCCGGCGGCGGGCGCCGAAGGCCGCGTAGTCGTACCGCACCGCCTGCCTCCCCTCCGCGTCCGTG is from Dissulfurirhabdus thermomarina and encodes:
- a CDS encoding RHS repeat-associated core domain-containing protein, whose protein sequence is MRYDYAAFGARRRHGGRVRQALVFPGQYLDEETGLHYNWHRYYDPSTGRYLSPDPIGLAGGLNLYGYVGNNPINYVDPTGQFLVSGTVLVGYVYGPAIVAAGTAAAYRLGPYLPAIGEFLEGFVMPGPPPPSPAGYAGSATRYAIDEAIDRVSDWIQDAPVDNCSK